The genomic window aatttatatgcAGCTGAGGACTGATTGATGATAGGATATCAAAAAATACTGGGAAAAAATGATGGGGATCCAATTTTTGtggattaattttaagatcaCTCAATCCATTATCCGCTGAAAatgaatagtttataaaaatagacaaaattaaaatatttataacaaatgaaagccatttttttattttatgttaaatctaTAAGCCTTAAATCGTTAATCCTGATAGAAAATTCCTTTTGTTAAACGATattgcattttaaaaatattacaaaggattctaggtaaatataaaaaaaaaaatacttcgaataatatttttttaaagtattgaaACGTAATTCAACTAcgacaacatttttttgtaaacttaaagaatattttaaattattattattataacacaaaatattacttagaattccttaaaagaaaaaacactATTGTCTTTTATTCCCTAGTAAATATTCTTCAAAATTTCTTGACTCTGGTAATGGTAGTTTTTACTCCAAGCGCAATCAAATGTAACAGCTCCTTTAATATTGAAGCATTAAGCTTATTTTTTGTACTTCTATTCAAGTGGCGGTTCTACGAGAACTGGTTTTTCACTTGCATTATAGccaataaatacaaacaagtaaattactttaaaggaacaaattacattttatatagtaaaccaattaatttaactagATCTTGCCCTTGACTTCATAAAACCTTATATAGAATAAGTATCAAACAAACAGATAGACTTGAAAAAAAGTAGTAGTTccataaatttgtttacaattatTCTTActgtaatttactttatataagggccaaaataataaatacaggtCAGTGACCTGTAACAAGTTCTATGAGCCCCATGGAACTCTGGGGGTTAAACAATATGttccaattaattttatgataaggGGTTAGTCTGTGACGTcatgttgttttattgtagGAGTGCCTTATATTGTCCTGTTCGTTTGTTATTAGAAGACCAGCTGAGAGTAAAAAGGCTTGTTGGGGGCACAGTCGATGACAATAAATTGACAttgattattaaacatatagtaAATTTCACATCAAAAGGACACgaacattaatttaacaaatatacttcagataaataatataagctaATATAAGTCTCCTTAAAACTTTGTAATAAGTGGTAGTAGCGTGCGTAAACGAATATGCATGTAAATCCTTTTGaaaatatgcatttttattttcgacaTTGTATTCAAGAAATTGTTTCATGACCAAAATAATACCCGTACGATTTGTAACGTATTTTTTTGCACCCGAAGATCACCGAGTGAGTTCTAATTGACAAAGTTGTTGGTAGTAACGATTAGCATACAACTAAATTATTCTTACCGGGTCAAGAATGGCGCTAATTTCCCTTCCTTCGAAATACCATCTAATGTCGTCGGGTTTCGGGACACAAAGGGAGGAACATTCCACTCGCACGGTTTCCCCTTCGATACCTGACTGTGTTctgtttgataatatttttggtggACCTGAATGAAATAGTTCtggtaaatattactttactattataattttaatatattttagatcgaaaagataattatatgattaaatttatattgaatataataatttaccagaaaaaaaattgttagtttgaTTTTAGAGTTTTGTCTGTTAAATATCGGCGACATAGGATTACGACGACAACAATTTCTTATACAATCTAATAACTTAcagatcaattttaattaaaaaaaactgtcaaaaTCATCTGGGTTACAGTGAAAACGtccacaaaaatttattagataataataaatttaataaaaaaaatcatcagtaaaatattaccttttatgaatattatggCCTCACTCTCAATATCTGGGTAACCATCAACCGTAGCCTTGCATATGTACCTTCCAGCTGTATTCTCATTGACCACGACACTAAATTTAGCAGCTTTTCCTTTGACCTGCTGGAATTATTGCACTTTCCCGTAAAACTGTCGCGTACCAGAGACTAAGCGTATTACGAGCGTATACtcacataatataaacatagatattttatataacttacatTAAACGCACATGACTGATGTTCACTATCTGGTTagacactaaaatatttatgtgatcGAGAGGAACTTATACTATTCTAGCTCTATATATTCAAACAACTGGTTTGTCAGTTTTCACgcaattaagaaaaaaacaatcacaCTTCAACAAatctatttttacatattatattaaaagatattaaatacgtgaaaataaataaatatcttatttcaaGAAGACATTCTTCAACATTTTGATCTTATTTTTGTCGCTAAGGAAAACACCATTGATAAGAGATCATAATACCTTCAATGCAACAAACCTCATACCGTCTATTGTCTATTAAATATAGGCTCAGGGTAATAGTGtctaataaatctatatttatttagcctATTCTCAGAGTAATACTGTCTAGTAAATATATGCTCATTTCTTGATAAAGTAAACCTTTCCAACATGGTATTCACTTACCCCGATTTTTCCGGGCTCGTGGAACAGCCAGCGTATCTTCGGCTTTGGATGACCATCGACGTCGCAAATCAAAGTAACATTGGACCCGACTGTGGATTCAATATTCTGGGGTCGAGATCTGAACGATGGTGGATCTGTagaatagtaaatattttaaagacgaaacttctcagcattccatggattcactgtGCGGGTACAGGGTCCTTGCGTTGcaaggagaggagcttcaacagtgcctgggatttGCGACCCCGGTGTAAGTTTAAGGGGTCTCTATCTGGCGCGTGTTAAACGCTCACATCCACCGTCAAagttcctctctctacctaaccaaatttgaaacgactctactagggctgccttcgaagtacgttctaagagtgaattgatgttagttctggacaggcccaagtgttttagtaggttgtagagagatttagctgttattcTTTTTGCTTAGACTTCTACcatattcaaagaaataatcTAACGacttgtgtattttttactgtaactaaaaacttattgtattaaaaatttgttttatatttttccaccGCTAAATTAtctaagaattaaaatataaaaaaatattttaattttagttagtTTCTTTGATAGAAAACCGATGgtgaatgaaaaaagtttaagtatcatttaaaccaaatataaaaaaaaatagtttcaggCCTTTTGATAATTTAGTAATGactaaaggaaaatatataggaAACCTTCCTTAAtatcaatgtttatatatatatgtatatataaaaatacatcttAAACTAAGGTAAAGCTCTTCAATACGTCATTTCATTTAGTTActcagttaatttatttacaaaacgtCTTGTATGAGCTTTATGCATATTATCATAAGTGACTTACAAGTGACGTTCAAAGTAATAGTTGCTTCGCTCTTGCCGGCTGCGTTGCTAACTTCACATTTTACAACCGCATTATTATGCTTGCGGGACACGTTGAATATTacctaaaacaaaatacatgaTTCATccccatataaataaattactagtaACTTCTACATTAGAATGCAATCGTCAGAAAAAAACGATTTCTATGAAGCGAGTGCTCTCATTTTCACGCCATTTGATGCGCAacataatgtttgtttaaacaaGATTCATTGGACTATTTGCAAGCTACCCTCATTTAAACTCCCCCGTCTTCATTTTGCATTAATGCTGACGCATTCCTACATAGCTTGCTTCCATCTCATAAAGACTGTAGCACAGTGTATCGCTTATAATagcatcaaatataaaatatatcaaaagcgctcagattttataaaataataaaattaattaatctacATCAGAGTCTCTACCATTTCcactataattaaattataatttatatatagataaaacatGGTTtactttaagataatattaataatttcatttcattaattataaataaataattataaatcagaTTTCTATCATTATCTGATAGCTTCCAATACTCTAAGAGCCTAACAGATGCAGCCCGGTTAAATATGAATCGTTTCTATGAAGCTCGCGTCTTAAAGCGAGCTCTCAGACTATTAACAGAGATGTTTCACTGAATATTTGTTAGTAACAGAAATTATGAAGGATGTCGCGTTAGTATGCGAAACATTTTGCTGCACTAGTCGATACAGCTTGAAATAAAGGCATCTGGGATTTGAAATTTTCGCATATAAGGTATTTAATAACATGAAATTTTGACGTTCCATTCAAATTATCGCGAACTCGGTTGATAAAGTTTATAATGAGGAACAAGAACTCTATTAAAAGGTTAAATTTCCTGTATAATACGAGTTAGTTACGTTGTCAAGTTTCTCCGATGTCATTCATATGAAAGCACTTTGACGCATTTTGTGTTAAATTGCATACAATTCCCCGAGTGTGTTCTTACGTGGcttgtattaaatacatttatatgtaataaaataatgttttctatCTAATTACCCGtagagataaatttattatttgatcgacataatataaatacaatttaaaacgcTTTATTTGTTccttctaaaattatttcgtaCTACTAATAATTCAGGTTAAGCCTAAAGCCTATACATGTGTGATATATACCatgagtaaaatatatatacgagaTGTCGTCTGtccgtctgcccgtgatcacggttgctgaaaagtaaccgaaacgtcgggattatgtagttttaaaataataaaatcctcgtagtatatccgaaatatattagtttcatttaaacgaatactatatatttacctCAGTCTTTGTTCGCAATAacataaagaaaacatttaacaGTACCGTAATTATACCATAAAGCGGTAAGTATACCACTGTTACCTTTTATATACAagctaaatataaaagataaaataaaaatgtactcgGACCGAATGAAATCGACCACGCTAAGTATAATCCGAATAATCAAgagaataatacaaaaatattcattttcaataatttaacaattaaaaaggaaTAAGGTGAAAcgaatttataattcttaaataatataaatatttgtcaattttagaatttagattttaaaataatataagatattttttctgaaaataacttttaaattgaatataaaatgcaaggaaatatgttaaaagatacttatatttataaattatctttaatgcattttgtaaaatttgtgACAGACAATAAACTGCACTCGATTGAGTGCATTTTATGAGTTTACTGATACGCTGACGCtaatttctaatttttttgatGTAACCAAGCAGGATGTATACCacgtttttactttttaaattcacgctatataaaacaagtgcattataatttatttcaaagaccaatatatataaatttaatcttaataataaacttcTAGAAGCAAGTAGGTACAAccaacatatattttcattaaaaatttccaGAGAATGTActcgtataatatattagctCTGGGAAAATTATCTACGTCTTATAGTGATTCGTTTCAAGCTAAAGTACAGGTAAGTTTAAAATtggaaaagattttaaaaaaatttgtaagttAAATCCGatctttttgaataataaagtgAAATGAACttgatgaaacaaaataatgagatattattttgttaagtactttgagttaaaaaataatacaaaataaataaaagacaaaacgtaaataatttcatatacacgtatataaaaatttattacattgaaatatatataattatttaaaaaaactaataaacttaaaaagaattttgGGTATAATTAAGTAGGACTTACCAATTCCTCATTGTAATCTCCAACAAGGAGCTTGTTGTTTAAGTACCATCTATATATTTGGGGTGGCGGGTTAGCGTCTGCGGAACACCGAACCCGTACCTCACCACCTTCAGACACGACACCCGTAGACATCGTGATGTTGATCTTGGGAGCGTACTTTACCTGCAAATTTTaacctatataaataaaatgttacattttacgTTATGGTAGTATACGTTATGGTAGTATAcgagtatttatgtaaatggtactaatatatatatatatatataatattcattaaaatttatattattctaaagtattatataataaattatatagaaaaaattgtttaatctGGAAGAAAATGGAACACATAAAACGTATAACGTATTAATCTTCAAAGGAACTAAAAGTTTATGCAAAGTGAAAgctaattaagaaataatctCGTACTCTCAGACTcaagagatattttaaatgaaactgcgGAAAgcaagttaataatattatatgaacgtCGGATCTCTGTACGTAAAAAGCCTAGACTGATTTCACTGCATTAATAACGTCCGTTTGAAAGTTGAATATAACTGAGACCAGTCTAGATTAAGCAATTATATCGAGTCTcagaatcaattaattattaattgcgGGTTCAATgagattttattcaaattatgaaCCTTCCCATCACAGACTATATAGGTAAGTTTAAACTGAAggattactttatattttttaataataaaaatctatttaaattatgctgCTAAGAGGAAACATTAGAGGTTGCttatttgtgatattaaataagaacaaCAACTAGGTGGCAAAATTATCCATTCCTCTGGTTTTGAAGTCTCTTAAAAATGCACtgctacttttttattttatcaagttgtattttttcttttttaaaaataataagataatgcgtagtaatccgaaaatattagtttcatttaaatgaatattcgcgAATGTCTTAAATACattagtagttttttttatatatttaattatagaacggatttaacacaaaaaaaaaaataatacaacgcTTACTTGCAAATACAATTAGTATGATTTATCAAATTTCACGTAAAATTATCTCATCTTATCAGCTTTAGACAGGCGAGTAGTGGCTTAATCGTGTTAAACTTTGCTCGGTCAATTAGTGAGCATAAATACATAATCACTTATAATAGTTCTTGAAACTTTCATGTTGTTCCCTTACCTTCAGcttaaaaactgtttatttgatgtattttttatttaagagacaaataaataaatcgtataAAATGGTTTATTATACCCATAAATCAAATGGGTCATACACAATTAGCGAAAAAGCGAACGGGACGCCGTGGCATATAGCGTCCCGATTGCTTTATTCCTCAATTACATCTCTTACCTCACCCTCTCTTTCACttcataactttttattatttttgaatatgtcgatgataaaactatttaaactaCATTTCAAGATAGTTATTTTGTTCACTGAGCTGgtacgtatttttatatattacctcTATCAATACTGTAGCCATCCTGTACGCCCGATCTGCTGTATTCTGGGCTTGACATGTGATATGCTGCTCATGGTGGGACGAACTTGGTATTAACCGCAGCACCGAGCTATTGGTATTGATAGATCATTATGACACGTTACATTAAAACATACTATtaacaagtaaaaaaatgttttcatctTAGGAttcgattaatatttatgttattgtatatctatggttttattattatgtaatagtttttttaatataactgaccgtattgttttattttggtgATAATAACAATCATAGCTTAATTTGAATCTGAAGGATTATCAAACTTGTACCACAGAGTCGTTCTAATATTGTCAtgctaatttttatatatagatttgcTTCTACGTATccctaaataataatctatctctaataatttatagatttaaattattattattaaactaaccTCGTTTTGTATCTTTGTCCGTCTGGTAATTCATCGATTCTGCTCCTGACATTGTCTTTAATCACCACTTGATTACCGTCGACCCAAGTTATCTGTGACATTAATTACGAAtcagtattataatagatGATAAACAAGTTACCAACAAAATagttctttaataattatgatttagtAAACTCTCCTATACataaacacattatatatttatgcataCATTTTAACGATCTTAGTTATAGTTGAAACAAGAATTATGGGATGTTTTTGGTAAATTGATACAAGAGATTTAACTTACTTCAGCAGCCGGCTTTCCCCCTTCAGACACACATTCAATGTCAACTGGTTCGCCTTCAGTGGCATCTATAAACGCACCCTGTAGTATTTTGGGCGGTTGAGGAGCTATCAGTACTGTCAAATGAGCGTATCTTGAACGTATCGGCGGTTCACCTAAGTCaagaaatataagtttttagtataaaataaatgcagaATTACACTTTTATGATGTGATAAATGACAATGTTGCtatcattttatcattttaagttTACTTTGGACAATGTACGACGATacaaagacattaaaattttgtattttttccttcaaatgtcctaaattttaattcaaatgaagTATGAATTTTGCATCATTTTACACCTTATACAGTTACATATTAGTAACATTTGTGAAAAATACACTTGAAAATGAATCTTACTCCATCGTAATAAGTGCttaatgattaaaaacaaaattttattacatataaatagcacgtttttatatcttgaaaatatttttcggtcttaatattaaatacaacaacTCACCGTTAAGTCCAGAGCTAACTTGACATTGATATAGACCATCGTCTTCCAACGAAACGTCTCGTATATCTAAAGAGTAATctcctaaaacaaaaatacagttatataaaatgacatgtttatatgcaaaaataaatttatgataaatctCTCATTTGAATAGTAAATGTCACGGGGAAGTCTGAATGCGTAACTAATTCAGTGACTTAAAACAATACACACATTCAAATTGCCCCAAAATTATTACCTATTCAATAATGGACGTAGGTTAAAAAAAACcactttgtataaatttaacacattTTAGCAAAATCcacttatagttttttttttctctcgtttctatatattttgtactatttacttcaaaaacatatttcgttaaacacaaataaagaaaccaaaataaggtatatataaaaatcacattaattttataaaaaaataataaaatttcgtatgacagtcataaatttaatagataacATCTTGATAATATTCCACGAGacgttttattcttattaatagtCTTTTAATATCTGATCTTTCATTAACTCTTAACCTTATAACCTCAAAaatctgtatttttaatacgcttttttcataataaacattttatgcaaattaatattaaagatttattaacataaaatttaaattaatgaccTTCCTGTCATATAGCTGTCTTAAAAGATCGATCGAAGGcattcaaaagaaaatattattttggatgAGGTGTGTTTTGCTCCACTTTACATAATAAACCTGAAAGTTAACCTTAGTTAGTTATAtcttctataaattataaaaaaataatcaattacttatttacttataaaattacttattatttactcTTGATATGATAGAGCATTTGCGTTCGatctttctttaaatttttaatggcattaattatattgcataattttttgtaacaactttatatgaataaaaacaaagcctTTGAAACGGCAATACCCTACAGGTTATTAAACGTCTGagataataaactatttagatGTATTTGACTATGACAAggcttatcaaaatatttttaatgtatcttaAACTCCTCCGCATATCAATTCGTTCTCTTTTGACAAGTTCTAAGTCCTCTTTCTTTCTAGGTACTCTTTTGACAAGACTTTCGTCCAAAATATTGAAgaagctttttaaaaaaactagtttATATAGCGTCATTCtcactggaatcgtggaacATTTTGCCAacgtcaaaattttaattgttggaCGTATTATAATCTTGAGCATTATGTGGAGAAAAAACTAAGGAGTTTGTTGAATGgagtaaagatatttaattaaattgaagaaccataaagtttaataaaaaaaaatatcaccaaTTGCTCTATAGGACGTAtttatatgatacaatatataattcagacaacaaaaacaatcttagtgaaatgtaattaagaatgggataaaagaaataaaaacattatccttattttaatataacatcactgttgtaacattaaaattaaaatttcaatactaaATCCATACTACATAACTGAATTGTACTAACATTACGTAACCACCAAACTTAAGGTTTATAGGTTGAAACTACAAACACGTATTAAGAACACCGAAATCACGTAACTAATGAAAAGCGTAAAAAGGTCGACGAAAGATATTACACAGTACACAGAAAATAGTAACCTTAAttcaaaatacttaaaataaaacacattctCTTACACTATTCACGAATATAGCATCTGCCAACACAACAACTGAGGCTAGcactaatttaattctatactaATGTCTTTTAGCTGACTCTTGATGTTTATTgactgaatttattatatatatatatactgatttttatttctacaataatctttaaaaaatataatagctattagtcttattattaataatttcacattACGTTACAAATTAGAGCaatgttatttacattttttgacGTATAAATGTGTGAACGCGTTTGAAAGTTTCACGAACAGTTTTACTGTGAGCCATTCGATAAATGTTTCGGTATACTTTAATACATAGATGCGAAACATGGAAGTGACGGTTAACTTAATAATCTAATCTCATACTAAAcactgatatattttattgaaaaactaaGGTGCTCTTATAAAAACTACAGGGTGTTCAAAAGatattttggttaaaaatatatttgatatattagtaaaatcaTCATTATTGACTGAGCGAATGAAATAATTCAGTTATAGGTCTTATTAGCACATAAATaaagttcaaattaaaaatatatataacgatagcataatattttcaatgcgTTGTTCATATGAAGaggaatatataattagaatatACGCAGAGGTCACTGAACTAATTcggatttgaaaaataaattattgtttgacGCATTACCCACTGCTTTCAAGGTTAGATTTTGGTTCAAAGAAAACTGTTTTGAATATACGATGATTTATTAATggtatggaaatatatttgttcgtAATTCTCTAATAATCTTTAGATCTCTGttactatgtatttttttaatttgtacaaaCGTTTCATCtagtttttcatattttttgacttctacactcactcactcactcgcCAAATAATACAAGAAATGATACTTATCGAGtctataaagattataaaatttaaaaaaaaatattttacggcAGAGTTTTAGTCCCAAAAACCAGacagaaagaaaatttttgaaacaaaactaaaataactaTCTCTCTAATTCAACCAAAgcctatttttaatgtcaatacCAAAATGGTTTTTACGTAACGTCAGTCAAAAAGTATCCATTAACTAGACCCCACTATCACTTACAGAAATATTATGGCGCAAGTAAACAAAAACgtaatgaaaataagaaatcaTGCGTAAAGCCATCATACAAACAGATATTCTGAGAACAATCATTaccagttttatataaaaacaaatacgtGAGACAGTTAAATTAGAACAGCTATAGTTGTTATAGGTGAtacaaatttatcttaaacttGTATTCTCATACAGTGAAGGCacgcaatataattttattatttaacactttgaaatagattatttatttgtatatataatcaaaaactCTTTCCttagatattttatgttgaaatatcattaattttataacgaatggcttacaattaatttatttaaatttaaatactagtTACTGTCAGCGGTTTGGCTcggatataaaatgtatatttatacgaTTTCCTTTTTTCATAAGCAGTCTTTACTGTtcactattaatataatataaaataataatttcttatataaatatatatttcacatagatatgtaaatatgtatgtgatgtaaaaatatgtaggtAGGTcaacgataaaatataaaataaatgtagctGTATTTTCATtcgcaaatataaaattattcaatataaatatagaactaGCAATAGGGAGGGAAAGTAGGTTATGTACgggtatatatgtgtatgtatatacatatgtgtgtgtgtttgtttgtttcaaatttcttACCTTCTTCGTCGCTTCCTATCATGGAATATCTTTCGTACCCGCTAAGGTTTCTGTGTGTACCCAGACCGAAGTCATCCTTCGTCCATTGGAGGcttccaattttattttctactctACACGGCAGAGTAACGCGTGATCCGACGATAGCGCTCTgcggatattatttttattagtaaaatttattaaaatctcttatctgattgcattttattatcaaaataatgggacatatttacttataagtctataataatacgaataaatgatgatattttctttaacttttaaacatttacacTGTTATGTATGCAATgctatagaaaaatatgtacctatatataattttgtctttttgaaagagaatttgttaaataacaaaGGCATGACAATAAAAATCGCTTATATATTGTGAAATGGAAAACTATTCGTACATGCATCTAGAAAGCGTAttctattttgtataattgaaattttatgttcctgaatactgttttataaaatttcgtatacaagaacaaattttaaactcaTCCAAGTCATTATAAGTTGGAATCCAGCAGTTATTGCTAGTGAATTTTTGAGTCTGAAAACAGCTCCAGAACCACTTCCGACCGCGTGAAGTAGAACTGTTCGGTAATgcgacttttaatatttttctttgatacaCCCAAAGCATATTCCGT from Danaus plexippus chromosome 27, MEX_DaPlex, whole genome shotgun sequence includes these protein-coding regions:
- the LOC116775675 gene encoding irregular chiasm C-roughest protein-like isoform X5, which codes for MAEFGLKLRVRRDDSGYRNRTLTRRKLGCIGQDVTIWILSALFFVGCHGYQEQRFAMEPQDQSAIVGSRVTLPCRVENKIGSLQWTKDDFGLGTHRNLSGYERYSMIGSDEEGDYSLDIRDVSLEDDGLYQCQVSSGLNGEPPIRSRYAHLTVLIAPQPPKILQGAFIDATEGEPVDIECVSEGGKPAAEITWVDGNQVVIKDNVRSRIDELPDGQRYKTSSVLRLIPSSSHHEQHITCQAQNTADRAYRMATVLIEVKYAPKINITMSTGVVSEGGEVRVRCSADANPPPQIYRWYLNNKLLVGDYNEELVIFNVSRKHNNAVVKCEVSNAAGKSEATITLNVTYPPSFRSRPQNIESTVGSNVTLICDVDGHPKPKIRWLFHEPGKIGQVKGKAAKFSVVVNENTAGRYICKATVDGYPDIESEAIIFIKGPPKILSNRTQSGIEGETVRVECSSLCVPKPDDIRWYFEGREISAILDPDYATLLETLPDGITKSSLVIRSSQSKHYGVYNCSVTNEYGNANAAISLKPLKTLPLVIILIGSTSGIIVFSAFVILLVLCHRRRRKGGRINEKPDVTVTTSDMYKESDRSSNISDLKLQLPQSDGSYDLEYTSSDRSDAKPQAGLPLAGPVLPNIHSDSMLQFRYSNDYSDPAYNDPYFKNPNAYVYDYPQGYPPPAHLRVQSPTLEVPSSRSLQGSLTRSIDTSSTLPLSAGNGSQNNSLQRTKHDETDAINNLGLPVGGEGPQVPVYAQTGPKNNPSVDVRYAATYGNPYLRNSSVVHTARPAATPAPPPYSRNQPGT
- the LOC116775675 gene encoding irregular chiasm C-roughest protein-like isoform X1; amino-acid sequence: MAEFGLKLRVRRDDSGYRNRTLTRRKLGCIGQDVTIWILSALFFVGCHGYQEQRFAMEPQDQSAIVGSRVTLPCRVENKIGSLQWTKDDFGLGTHRNLSGYERYSMIGSDEEGDYSLDIRDVSLEDDGLYQCQVSSGLNGEPPIRSRYAHLTVLIAPQPPKILQGAFIDATEGEPVDIECVSEGGKPAAEITWVDGNQVVIKDNVRSRIDELPDGQRYKTSSVLRLIPSSSHHEQHITCQAQNTADRAYRMATVLIEVKYAPKINITMSTGVVSEGGEVRVRCSADANPPPQIYRWYLNNKLLVGDYNEELVIFNVSRKHNNAVVKCEVSNAAGKSEATITLNVTYPPSFRSRPQNIESTVGSNVTLICDVDGHPKPKIRWLFHEPGKIGQVKGKAAKFSVVVNENTAGRYICKATVDGYPDIESEAIIFIKGPPKILSNRTQSGIEGETVRVECSSLCVPKPDDIRWYFEGREISAILDPDYATLLETLPDGITKSSLVIRSSQSKHYGVYNCSVTNEYGNANAAISLKPLKTLPLVIILIGSTSGIIVFSAFVILLVLCHRRRRKGGRINEKPDVTVTTSDMYKESDRSSNISDLKLQLPQSDGSYDLEYTSSDRSDAKPQAGLPLAGPVLPNIHSDSMLQFRYSNDYSDPAYNDPYFKNPNAYVYDYPQGYPPPAHLRVQSPTLEVPSSRSLQGSLTRSIDTSSTLPLSAGNGSQNNSLQRTKHDETDAINNLGLPVGGEGPQVPVYAQTGPKNNPSVDVRYAATYGNPYLRNSSVGYQTVHTARPAATPAPPPYSRNQPGKGNEITHATHV